One genomic segment of Pseudomonadota bacterium includes these proteins:
- a CDS encoding DNA translocase FtsK 4TM domain-containing protein: protein MAQAVRKRASPPIALNGHIVRHLKEAGLLAVCAVACFVFVAFLTYHPADPAWTHTGTGRAIFNKAGVAGAWLADIALHLFGYVAYLFPVALAFSAWLLFKGLQSEDGPDYLYGVTRLVGFLLTIILGSGLVWAHLDWGDALPYRGAGIVGGLIGREVGAAFGHLGGTMLMLAMFLTGVTLFTGLSWFRVMDITGRWVLWGIDVVGDALASITDRLHGRRVRRERAQVFEVETSRIAERPKPRIEAPPLRAERPVSFGREQQVSLFDPPDAVQPPLSLLDLPPPPRAGFSTTTLEAMSRQVELKLQDFGIEVAVVAVHPGPVITRFELQPAPGVKASRITSLNRDLARSLSTISVRVVEVIPGKSVIGLEIPNHHHELVALRDILGAPEYEGNPSPLTLALGKDIGGKPVAVDLARMPHLLVAGTTGAGKSVALNAMILSMLYKATLRDVRLIMIDPKMLELSVYDGIPSLLAPVVTDMKEAANALRWCVAEMERRYKLMAALGVRNLAGFNRKIRDAETAGEPLLDPFGSPGPVAEAGWAGEVEVALLSTLPYIVVIVDELADMMMTVGKKVEELIARLAQKARASGIHLILATQRPSVDVITGLIKANIPSRIAFQVSSRVDSRTILDQMGAENLLGHGDMLYLPPGTGMPVRVHGAFVSDQEVHKVVAYLKSRGAPEYVEAIVSGEDETGAEDPVAELESGGEADVLYDEAVQFVTETRRASVSGVQRRLKIGYNRAARMVEEMERQGVVGSLQSNGFREVLVRPPPAD, encoded by the coding sequence TTGGCCCAAGCCGTCCGCAAGCGCGCCTCGCCGCCCATCGCCCTCAACGGGCACATCGTCCGGCACCTCAAGGAGGCGGGCTTGCTGGCCGTGTGCGCCGTCGCCTGTTTCGTCTTCGTCGCATTCCTGACCTATCACCCCGCGGACCCGGCCTGGACTCATACCGGTACCGGCCGCGCCATCTTCAATAAGGCCGGCGTGGCGGGCGCGTGGCTCGCCGACATCGCGCTGCACCTCTTCGGTTACGTGGCCTATCTCTTCCCCGTCGCTTTGGCCTTCTCGGCCTGGCTCCTGTTCAAGGGCCTGCAGAGCGAGGACGGCCCGGATTATCTATATGGCGTGACCCGCCTGGTCGGCTTCCTCCTCACCATCATTCTGGGCAGCGGTCTCGTGTGGGCACATCTCGACTGGGGCGACGCGCTACCCTACCGCGGCGCCGGGATCGTAGGGGGTCTGATCGGGCGGGAGGTGGGAGCGGCCTTCGGCCACCTCGGCGGTACCATGCTCATGCTCGCCATGTTCTTGACCGGGGTGACCTTGTTCACCGGCCTGTCGTGGTTCCGGGTCATGGATATCACCGGCCGCTGGGTGCTCTGGGGGATCGATGTCGTAGGTGACGCGCTCGCGTCCATCACCGACCGACTGCACGGCCGGCGCGTGCGCCGCGAGCGCGCCCAGGTGTTCGAGGTCGAGACGAGCAGGATCGCGGAGCGCCCCAAGCCCAGAATCGAGGCCCCGCCGTTGCGCGCGGAGCGCCCCGTATCGTTCGGGCGCGAACAGCAGGTCTCCTTGTTCGATCCCCCCGATGCCGTGCAACCGCCCTTGTCGCTGCTCGATCTGCCCCCGCCGCCGCGCGCCGGTTTTTCGACCACGACGCTCGAGGCCATGTCCCGGCAGGTCGAGCTCAAGCTCCAGGACTTCGGCATCGAGGTCGCCGTTGTGGCCGTCCACCCGGGCCCGGTCATCACTCGCTTCGAGCTGCAGCCGGCGCCCGGGGTCAAGGCCAGCCGCATCACCAGCCTCAACAGGGACCTGGCGCGCTCGCTGTCCACGATCAGCGTGCGGGTGGTCGAGGTGATCCCCGGCAAGTCCGTCATCGGGCTCGAGATCCCCAACCACCATCACGAGCTGGTAGCGCTCCGGGACATCCTGGGCGCACCGGAATACGAAGGCAATCCCTCCCCGCTGACCCTGGCGCTCGGCAAGGACATCGGCGGCAAACCGGTGGCCGTGGACCTCGCCAGGATGCCGCATCTCCTGGTGGCGGGGACCACCGGCGCCGGCAAGTCCGTGGCCTTGAACGCCATGATCCTGAGCATGCTCTACAAGGCCACGCTCAGGGACGTGCGGCTCATCATGATCGACCCCAAGATGCTGGAGCTGTCGGTCTACGACGGGATCCCCTCGCTCCTGGCGCCGGTCGTCACCGACATGAAGGAGGCCGCCAATGCGCTGCGTTGGTGTGTCGCGGAGATGGAGCGTCGGTACAAGCTCATGGCCGCGCTTGGGGTCCGGAACCTGGCCGGCTTCAACCGCAAGATCAGGGATGCCGAGACGGCAGGCGAGCCCCTCCTGGACCCGTTCGGGAGTCCCGGGCCCGTGGCCGAAGCGGGTTGGGCGGGCGAGGTCGAGGTCGCCCTGCTGAGCACCTTGCCCTACATCGTGGTCATCGTGGACGAGCTCGCCGACATGATGATGACGGTGGGCAAGAAGGTCGAGGAGCTGATCGCGCGCCTGGCCCAGAAGGCGCGCGCCTCGGGCATTCATCTGATCCTGGCGACGCAACGGCCGTCGGTGGATGTCATCACGGGTCTCATCAAGGCCAACATCCCGAGCCGCATCGCCTTTCAGGTGTCCTCGCGCGTGGACTCGCGCACCATTCTCGACCAGATGGGCGCCGAGAACCTATTGGGCCACGGCGACATGCTATATCTCCCGCCCGGTACCGGGATGCCGGTGCGGGTACACGGCGCCTTCGTGTCCGATCAAGAGGTCCACAAGGTCGTGGCCTACCTCAAGAGCCGGGGTGCCCCCGAGTACGTCGAGGCCATCGTGTCCGGCGAAGACGAAACCGGCGCCGAGGACCCGGTGGCCGAACTAGAATCGGGCGGCGAGGCGGATGTCTTGTATGACGAGGCGGTGCAGTTCGTCACCGAGACCCGGCGGGCCTCGGTGTCCGGGGTCCAGCGGCGGCTCAAGATCGGCTATAACCGGGCGGCGCGCATGGTCGAGGAGATGGAGCGCCAGGGCGTGGTCGGCTCGCTCCAGTCGAACGGCTTCCGGGAGGTCCTGGTGCGGCCGCCCCCGGCGGATTGA
- the lolA gene encoding outer membrane lipoprotein chaperone LolA: MRIRCWAAKRWIGWVVCAALVLGAGSARAAAGATTPLDEFLKGFVSLKARFEQVLLDEQGVERERSQGTFYLSRPGRFRWDYESPYQQSIVADGQRVYVYDQDLEQVTVKPLQKALGSTPALLLDGEVNIEERFVVSRGAPAEGLVWLELGPRDARAARESGGYAQIRLGFAGPRLKRMDLRDNLNQTTRIEFKNAERNPSLDPSLFTFTPPEGVDVLDAEQDL; this comes from the coding sequence ATGCGTATTCGCTGCTGGGCCGCGAAAAGATGGATAGGATGGGTCGTGTGTGCGGCGCTCGTCCTGGGCGCCGGATCGGCACGCGCCGCCGCTGGGGCGACGACGCCGCTCGATGAATTCTTGAAGGGCTTCGTGAGCCTCAAGGCGCGTTTCGAGCAAGTCTTGCTGGACGAGCAGGGGGTGGAGCGGGAGCGCTCGCAGGGCACGTTTTACCTCTCCCGCCCCGGCCGATTCCGCTGGGATTACGAAAGCCCGTATCAACAGTCCATCGTGGCCGATGGTCAGCGCGTCTACGTCTATGACCAGGACCTGGAGCAGGTCACGGTGAAACCCCTCCAGAAGGCCCTTGGAAGCACGCCGGCGTTATTGTTGGATGGGGAAGTGAACATCGAGGAGCGCTTCGTCGTCTCCCGCGGCGCGCCGGCCGAGGGACTGGTGTGGCTAGAGCTCGGGCCCAGGGACGCGCGTGCGGCGCGCGAGTCCGGCGGTTATGCCCAGATCCGGCTCGGCTTCGCCGGCCCGCGCCTGAAGCGCATGGATCTCCGCGACAACCTGAACCAGACCACCCGCATCGAGTTCAAAAACGCAGAGCGCAACCCGAGCCTGGACCCGTCCTTGTTCACCTTCACCCCACCGGAGGGCGTGGACGTGCTCGACGCCGAGCAGGATCTCTAA
- the grxD gene encoding Grx4 family monothiol glutaredoxin, whose product MKGTPDFPQCGFSMRATEALRGCHVDFAHVDILAEPEVRQNLPRYSNWPTFPQVFINGELVGGCDIVLDLYQSGELQKMTDAVRSRAPG is encoded by the coding sequence ATGAAGGGGACGCCGGACTTCCCCCAGTGCGGGTTTTCCATGCGCGCCACCGAGGCCCTCAGGGGCTGTCACGTGGATTTCGCGCATGTGGATATCCTGGCCGAGCCGGAGGTGCGGCAGAACCTGCCGCGCTATTCCAACTGGCCGACCTTCCCCCAGGTCTTCATCAATGGGGAATTGGTCGGCGGCTGCGACATCGTGCTGGACCTGTATCAGAGCGGCGAGTTGCAGAAGATGACCGACGCCGTTCGCAGCCGCGCGCCCGGTTGA
- a CDS encoding response regulator, translating to MRYKNTVTKDSVLVVDDDREIRTLLCDYLEQNGYRANAVPNGKAMWAALASSHVDMVVLDLMLPGEDGLALCREIRARMDTPVIMLTARGEEIDRIIGLEMGADDYLPKPFNPRELLARMKSVLRRSRSLPRNLQPEDARLFRFAGWTLDPALRRLTSSDGVVVPLGGAEYRLLRILLDHSNRVLSRDQIMELAKGRETDPFDRSIDAQVSRLRQRLRDDPREPALIQTVRGEGYVLSARVEVVR from the coding sequence ATGCGCTATAAAAACACCGTGACGAAAGACAGCGTTCTCGTCGTTGACGATGATCGCGAGATCCGGACGCTCTTGTGCGATTATCTGGAGCAGAACGGTTATCGTGCCAATGCGGTGCCCAACGGAAAAGCGATGTGGGCAGCCCTTGCATCGAGCCACGTGGACATGGTCGTGCTCGACCTCATGTTGCCCGGAGAGGATGGGCTCGCGCTCTGTCGCGAGATCCGAGCACGGATGGACACGCCGGTGATCATGTTGACCGCGCGTGGCGAGGAGATAGACCGCATCATCGGTCTGGAAATGGGCGCCGACGATTACTTGCCCAAGCCCTTCAATCCGCGTGAGCTCTTGGCGCGCATGAAGAGTGTACTGCGTCGGTCCCGAAGCCTGCCCCGCAACCTACAGCCGGAAGACGCACGATTGTTCCGGTTCGCCGGTTGGACCTTGGATCCCGCCCTGCGCCGGTTGACCTCCTCCGACGGCGTCGTCGTTCCGCTAGGCGGCGCCGAATACCGATTGCTGCGGATACTGCTCGATCACTCCAACCGGGTCTTGAGTCGCGACCAGATCATGGAGCTGGCGAAGGGGCGAGAAACCGATCCCTTCGACCGCAGCATAGACGCCCAGGTGAGCCGGCTGCGCCAGCGTCTCCGCGACGACCCGCGGGAGCCTGCCCTCATCCAGACCGTGCGCGGGGAGG